Proteins encoded within one genomic window of Besnoitia besnoiti strain Bb-Ger1 chromosome II, whole genome shotgun sequence:
- a CDS encoding hypothetical protein (encoded by transcript BESB_034410) — MASQISGVGLVEGGRAMHLPHAKLGTDDACRAAGREGQAPAAAPVAPHAAAELQSSVPCDESRVAARPSTRETSSTPSSTSTTEAEGSEELLPSAKSPADSPQSLETHEATASPGVGGPSESSLLTGHLVNVRSCQMPDDARSCGADSQAATSPLSDPPFEADSAKALPATAREETGGGPASSSEETSANLQGWPSPSSLLTHSLSLPQPVFATAPSLAALESAETTPTSSVSPSSVSQIANLSRSSLLLLGSLTPHQQLAALVGAASGGACAAHLGSAGGGTSPKGLAIDWQAVLAGASADDASAACSPLRRSSCLSSRTYTRASSTISLSPESTVKRRKTSTGEVCDADGAAPPSSLPSPLSAAAPQNSLLSMFASSLASTSPLHFATPPPPALGATRADAAGNSLGCHVATLSPSLLSCLSSSLAASASPAAPTVTAADLLSAALQQRQLETAALLSYAASSCSLSPALSADLASLPASAWLRAQRSPPAAASPVSAAAATAPKAPACRASESAAGSQEPGADVEAALALLQQNPHLLAELSRLSSPAAPPKDAAGRGALLEAQTPPESSREGAAQQADAAAPDEQQPADREIYVHRVRRSPEGAKPDDKVRLRALSKGVPVPSAASPGATLGEDFAARARQCEHVPGVCFDRWNQGWIATWREHRRPVHKHFSAKKYGFEEARALAIEHRQLMVAKQQEQQAAAQTEFSTSLSASVDALTPQRRGCKSPDGSGAAATLTGSYESARVGQSRLQGEKAPGARGDLAANASLETPRKNRPAGGAAPRDASVPSGAVAERLSGAGGEKAGGGELSWSQLVARMPRVERVSFDFTNQSWIAQWKQQGCTTYRRFSVSKFGFYGAHRLAVEFKQQNYHPVASQKPAASAESLAALSSTSPLTARSTRTADDRLASSRTPSLARRQNLAKGRRAGAPGELVQGVIPVRSEEVAMNAAAGVLRGPLASELPSVPRRGIAEGKTGTKTETNPFSPSCGAFPVPLAGLSPSAYAQVLSGSFLSDAAAAVRSPLQQRQLASRDGADPDQPVEAGSTQASSGADSPIVADLHPGGSKNSAVVPPPSVNEAAACMASGPNVHSETPSPVQSSSLPLSTWHSARQASPLGRHPETPAGADCEVDAEPRDSPAPLSSFAHLPASLASLLSSSTLPACLPASVTPTTRRGRASPSPASRASQKRPREAREQEARHALESPAALTRGLAASFASAVCPGGPTPGLASRGKPTAAGESAGRVVSSSMTTAPHEDDASGSNAWLGLPTPFAATPGDPALAHASRWPSLASQCVSGAASFPSESQAASVPAPQEGDDAAAALRLYKIAVYCMLTDLKTNCLGTVFASLPHTGEKEAASLIQPSVELLDHHIQRVTGATGLEQVAAYGNIFFGCLKASSLPSSYSGSEQAAFLTALAKMEGGPADAGAQAGVPEVQLGGRAAQDQTEAQRREEACVAI, encoded by the exons ATGGCGAGTCAGATCAGCGGCGTTGGGCTCGTGGAAGGAGGTCGCGCGATGCATCTTCCTCATGCGAAACTCGGCACGGACGACGCGTgccgcgcggcagggcgAGAAGGTCAGgcccctgcagccgcgccggtcGCACCGCATGCGGCGGCTGAGCTCCAGTCCTCCGTCCCATGCGATGAGAGCCGAGTCGCAGCGCGCCCGTCCACCCGAGAAACCTCTTCAACGCCCTCGTCGACTTCAACGACGGAAGCCGAAGGGTCGGAGGAACTCCTGCCGTCAGCCAAGAGCCCTGCAGATTCTCCCCAGTCGCTGGAGACTCAcgaggcgaccgcgtccCCCGGTGTAGGCGGCCCTTCAGAGTCCTCGCTACTCACGGGACACCTCGTGAATGTGCGCAGCTGCCAGATGCCGGACGACGCGCGATCCTGTGGTGCCGATTCCCAGGCGGCAACCAGCCCTCTCTCAGATCCCCCCTTCGAGGCGGACTCCGCTAAAGCCCTGCCCGCCactgcgcgcgaggagaccggcggcggcccagCGTCATCGTCTGAGGAGACTTCGGCGAATCTTCAGGGAtggccctcgccgtcgtcgctttTAACTcactcgctgtcgctgccgcagcccgTGTTCGCGACCGCCCCCTCGCTGGCTGCGCTCGAatctgcagagacgacgcccACGTCGTCTGTCTCACCCTCTTCAGTCTCGCAGATCGCGAACTTGTCCCGCAGCTCACTGCTGCTTCTGGGCAGCCTCACCCCGCAtcagcagctcgcggcgctcgtgggcgcggcgagcggcggagcctgcgccgcgcactTGGGCTCCGCGGGCGGGGGGACCTCCCCAAAGGGCCTGGCCATTGACTGGCAGGCTGTGCTGGCGGGAGCCTCGGCCGAcgacgcctctgcagcctgcaGCCCGCTTCGAAGGAGTTCCTGCCTCAGCTCGCGGACCTacacgcgcgcgtcgtctaccatctcgctctctcctgaGTCGACTGTCAAGCGCCGAAAAACGAGCACTGGTGAAGTgtgcgacgccgacggcgcggctccgccgtcgtctttGCCCTCGCCCctttccgcggccgcccctcAAAACTCTCTGCTTTCTATGTTTGCATCTTCGCTCGCTTCGACTTCTCCGCTTCATTTCGCgactcctccgccgcccgcgctgggCGCGACTCGCGCAGATGCCGCAGGAAACAGTCTCGGGTGCCATGTGGCGACCCTCTCGCCCTCTTTGCTTTCTTGTTTGTCTTCGTCTCTagccgcctcggcctcgcctgccgcccccaCGGTGACCGCCGCCGAtctgctctccgcggctcttcAGCAACGGCAACTGGAAActgccgcgctgctgtcctacgcggcctcttcgtgctcgctgtctcccgcgctctccgccgacCTCGCGTCCCTCCCCGCGTCTGCCTGGTTGCGTGCGCAGAGGTCCCCCCcagccgccgcttcgccggtctctgcggcggctgccacTGCGCCCAAAGCGCCTGCGTGCCGCGCCTCGGAGTCGGCCGCAGGCTCGCAGGAGCCTGGCGCggacgtggaggcggcgctcgcgctgctgcagcagaatcCGCACCTCCTCGCGGAGCTCTCGCGACTCTcgagccccgcggcgcctcccaaGGACGCCGCGGGTCGCGGAGCCCTGCTGGAGGCCCAGACGCCTCCGGAGTCGAGCCGAgagggcgctgcgcagcaggctgacgcggcggcgccggacgAGCAGCAGCCCGCCGACCGGGAGATCTACGTCCACCGCGTGCGCAGGAGCCCGGAGGGCGCCAAGCCGGATGACAAGGTCCGCCTACGCGCCTTGAGCAAGGGCGTTCCAGtgccctctgcagcgtcgcctgGCGCGACGCTCGGTGAGGacttcgcggctcgcgcgcgccagtGTGAGCACGTGCCAGGTGTCTGCTTCGACCGCTGGAACCAGGGCTGGATCGCGACCTGGCGCGAGCATCGGCGGCCTGTCCACAAGCATTTTTCCGCAAAGAAATATGGCTttgaagaggcgcgcgcgctcgccatTGAACACCGGCAGCTCATGGTGGCCAAGCAGCAGGAGCagcaggccgctgcgcagacCGAGTTCTCGACTTCGCTGTCCGCGTCAGTCGACGCCCTCACCCCTcagcgcagaggctgcaAGTCGCCAGACGGtagcggcgcagccgccaccCTGACGGGCTCCTATGAGAGTGCGCGCGTAGGCCAGAGCAGGCTTcaaggcgagaaggcgccgggGGCGAGGGGCGACCTCGCTGCGAACGCAAGCCTCGAGACCCCGCGAAAAAACAgacccgccggcggcgcagcgcctcgcgacgCATCCGTCCCCAGCGGCGCAGTTGCAGAGCGGCTCAgtggcgctggaggagagAAGGCTGGGGGCGGAGAGCTGAGCTGGAGCCAGCTCGTCGCTCGCATGCCGAGAGTCGAGCGCGTGAGCTTCGACTTCACAAATCAGAG TTGGATCGCGCAGTGGAAGCAACAGGGCTGCACGACGTACCGCCGTTTCTCGGTCTCCAAGTTCGGCTTTTACGGGGCGCATCGGCTCGCGGTTGAGTTCAAGCAGCAGAACTACCACcctgtcgcctcgcagaagccagccgccagcgcggagAGCTTAGCCGCTCTCTCGTCTACGTCGCCGCTGACCGCGCGCTCGACTCGCACTGCCGACGAcaggctcgcctcctcgcggacTCCGAGTCTCGCAAGGCGCCAGAACTTGGCGaagggccgccgcgccggcgcgccgggcgagcTCGTTCAGGGCGTCATCCCTGTGAGAAGCGAGGAGGTCGCGATGAACGCCGCGGCAGGTGTGCTGCGCGGTCCGCTCGCGTCTGAACTGCCCAGCGTGCCCCGTCGCGGCATCGCGGAAGGCAAAACAGGGACCAAGACAGAAACCAACCCTTTTTCCccttcctgcggcgcgttCCCGGTCCCTCTGGCgggcctctcgccctccgcgtaCGCTCAGGTTCTCTCTGGCTCGTTCctcagcgacgccgcggccgcggtgcGCAGCCCgttgcagcagcggcagctcgcctcgcgggacGGGGCGGACCCCGATCAGCCCGTGGAGGCGGGGAGCACGCAGGCCTCCAGCGGGGCGGATTCGCCCATCGTGGCGGATCTGCATCCAGGGGGGTCGAAGAACTCTGCGGTggtgccccccccctctgtGAATGAAGCAGCGGCCTGCATGGCTTCAGGGCCCAATGTGCACTCAGAGACGCCGTCTCCGGTGCAATCTagctcgcttcctctctccaccTGGCACTCGGCACGgcaggcctcgccgctgGGGCGTCACccggagacgcccgcgggcgccgactgCGAAGTGgacgccgagccgcgcgactcCCCCGCGCCCCTTTCATCCTTTGCGCacctgccggcgtcgctcgcgtcgctgctgtcctCATCTACGCTGCCCGCCTGTCTGCCGGCGAGCgtgacgccgacgacgcgccgtgGACGAGCCAGCCCAAgtcccgcgtcgcgcgcgtctcagaAACGCCCTCGAGAGGCCAGGGAGCAGGAGGCTCGCCACGCGCTGGAGTCTCCCGCGGCCCTGacccgcggcctcgccgcgagttTTGCGTCTGCGGTCTGTCCAGGGGGACCTACGCCGGGCCTGGCCAGTAGAGGAAAGCCTACAGCTGCGGGCGAGTCCGCAGGCAGGGTCGTGAGCTCCTCCATGACAACTGCTCCCCACGAAGATGACGCCAGCGGCTCCAACGCATGG CTGGGGCTTCCTACCCCGTTCGCGGCGACCCCCGGAGACCCCGctctcgcgcacgcgtcgcgCTGGCCATCTCTGGCCTCGCAGTGCGtgtcgggcgccgcgtcgttcCCTTCCGAGTCGCAGGCGGCATCTGTccctgcgccgcaggagggcgacgacgcggcggcggcgctgcgtctaTACAAGATTGCGGTGTACTGCATGCTCACGGACCTGAAGACAAACTGCCTGGGAACGGTGTTTGCCTCGCTGCCCCATacgggcgagaaggaggcggcctcgctgaTTCAGCCCTCCGTGGAGCTGCTGGATCACCACATCCAGCGCGTAACCGGCGCCACTGGTCTCGAGCAGGTGGCGGCGTACGGGAACATATTCTTCGGCTGTCTAaaggcctcctcgctgcccaGTTCGTATTCCGGCAGCGAGCAGGCGGCCTTCCTCACCGCGCTAGCGAAGATGGAGGGCGGacctgcagacgcaggggCGCAAGCGGGGGTACCCGAAGTGCAgctgggcggccgcgcggcgcaggaccagacagaagcgcagagacgagaagaagcgtgCGTGGCGATCTAA